A single Tenacibaculum sp. 190524A02b DNA region contains:
- a CDS encoding type IX secretion system membrane protein PorP/SprF — MRKQIHFLILFFCCYVQIKAQETLPIYADYLSDNVYLLHPAAAGIGDCGKIRLTARQQWVGVKNSPELQTLSFHANGGEYSKTGYGLVLFNDSNGYHSQRAVQGTYAYHINFGNENLFNQLSFGLSLSAVQNEVDQTGFFNDPAVNQVIESSFYFNADFGLGYHYKGFSSYLTIKNILLSAKSKLDDNFESLNLRNFIIGGAYFFGDEEKLQYEPSVMFQFKEGTGEKIMDLNFKVYKKMTNMQLWGAISYRKNFDSSVFGNSQYITPIVGVNYKKFMFAYTYTKQTGDLIFSNGNFHQISLGMNILCRKRRASACPNINGSF, encoded by the coding sequence ATGAGAAAACAGATACATTTCCTAATACTATTTTTTTGTTGCTATGTTCAAATAAAAGCACAAGAAACTTTACCAATTTATGCTGATTATTTATCAGATAACGTATACTTATTGCATCCAGCTGCAGCTGGTATAGGTGATTGTGGAAAGATTAGATTGACAGCCAGACAGCAGTGGGTAGGTGTTAAAAATTCACCTGAATTACAAACATTGAGTTTTCATGCTAATGGTGGAGAATATTCCAAAACAGGTTATGGTCTAGTATTATTTAATGATAGTAATGGATATCATTCGCAGAGAGCAGTTCAAGGGACTTACGCTTATCATATTAATTTTGGAAATGAGAATTTGTTTAACCAATTATCATTTGGATTGTCGTTGTCTGCTGTTCAAAATGAGGTAGACCAAACGGGCTTTTTTAATGATCCAGCTGTAAATCAGGTTATAGAAAGTAGTTTTTATTTTAATGCTGATTTTGGTTTGGGATATCATTACAAAGGATTTTCTTCTTATTTAACTATAAAAAATATATTGTTATCCGCTAAGAGCAAACTTGATGATAATTTTGAATCTTTAAATTTGAGAAACTTTATTATTGGTGGGGCATATTTTTTTGGTGATGAAGAAAAATTACAATATGAACCATCTGTAATGTTTCAATTTAAAGAAGGTACAGGAGAAAAGATAATGGATTTGAATTTTAAGGTGTATAAAAAAATGACAAACATGCAATTATGGGGAGCTATTTCTTATAGAAAAAACTTTGATAGTAGTGTGTTTGGGAATTCGCAATACATTACACCAATAGTGGGTGTAAATTATAAGAAATTTATGTTTGCATATACTTACACCAAGCAAACAGGAGATTTAATATTCTCTAATGGTAATTTTCATCAAATATCTCTTGGAATGAATATTTTATGTAGAAAAAGAAGAGCTTCGGCTTGTCCAAATATTAATGGTAGTTTTTAA
- a CDS encoding AraC family transcriptional regulator: MKVLPFKIPKAKNIGLIYQEDKGAFFYDKLHQHEEIQICYIVKGEGALVVGDSVNEYVSGDVLVIGGNQPHVFKSDITNIKNSFMISLFFTRESFGDVFFQLDDFKELGIFFDNAKTSFKVLNNKQKLMNYFKKISKGDDFDRFIIFMKILRVMINSDIERLSTFLYTKKYTDNEGKRMGNVMDYTLTNYDKKIDLEEVADVANMTPNAFCRYFKQRTNKTYFTFLNEIRVEKACKLLQNREFLITEISEKSGFKNISNFNRKFKEIKGVTPSEYRLAY, translated from the coding sequence ATGAAAGTATTACCATTCAAAATACCAAAGGCAAAAAATATAGGACTAATTTATCAGGAAGATAAAGGAGCATTTTTTTACGATAAATTACACCAACACGAAGAAATACAAATTTGTTACATTGTTAAAGGTGAAGGCGCACTTGTTGTCGGAGATTCTGTTAATGAATATGTAAGTGGTGATGTGTTAGTTATTGGAGGAAATCAACCACATGTTTTTAAAAGTGATATTACTAATATTAAAAATTCATTTATGATTTCTCTTTTTTTTACAAGAGAATCCTTTGGTGATGTGTTTTTTCAGTTAGATGACTTCAAAGAGTTAGGAATATTCTTTGATAATGCTAAGACGAGTTTTAAAGTTTTGAATAATAAACAGAAGTTGATGAATTACTTTAAGAAGATTTCTAAAGGAGATGATTTTGATAGGTTTATTATTTTTATGAAAATATTAAGGGTAATGATAAACTCTGATATAGAAAGATTATCAACCTTTTTGTATACAAAAAAATATACAGATAATGAAGGGAAAAGAATGGGGAATGTAATGGATTATACATTGACAAATTACGATAAAAAGATTGATTTAGAAGAAGTGGCTGATGTAGCAAATATGACACCTAATGCATTTTGTAGATACTTTAAACAACGTACTAATAAAACATATTTTACTTTTTTAAATGAAATTAGAGTTGAGAAAGCTTGTAAGCTTCTTCAAAATAGAGAGTTTTTAATTACGGAGATATCAGAGAAATCAGGGTTCAAAAATATATCTAATTTTAATAGAAAATTTAAAGAAATAAAAGGTGTTACACCTTCTGAGTATAGATTGGCTTATTAA